One genomic region from Leptolyngbyaceae cyanobacterium JSC-12 encodes:
- a CDS encoding hypothetical protein (IMG reference gene:2510094214) has protein sequence MLIQQATRKTLRKLKNKNLGLPCYLVHIFTLTVSCILVINKPLFLLCTFLLISSVLFVSELVNLLDLIVKKLLDLVGVRTLEWYISQSSYPVFIRTEWYCRERAFVATIKELNIEVRQADIVLAVQEVLNRREQVLKALYKEGKPIPKVEPNLPQTQGKHGGIQR, from the coding sequence ATGCTTATACAACAAGCTACCCGCAAAACACTGAGGAAGTTGAAGAATAAAAACTTAGGATTACCGTGCTACTTAGTACACATTTTTACGCTGACTGTTAGCTGTATTCTAGTAATAAATAAACCTCTGTTTTTACTTTGTACGTTTCTACTAATCAGCAGTGTTCTTTTTGTTTCAGAGTTAGTAAACTTGCTGGACCTGATAGTAAAAAAATTGCTGGACTTAGTAGGCGTTCGTACTCTTGAGTGGTACATCTCTCAAAGTTCTTATCCTGTATTTATAAGAACAGAGTGGTATTGCAGAGAGAGGGCATTTGTTGCCACAATTAAAGAATTAAATATCGAAGTCCGACAAGCCGACATTGTTCTAGCTGTTCAAGAAGTTCTAAATCGTCGTGAGCAAGTTCTTAAAGCCTTATATAAAGAGGGTAAGCCTATCCCGAAGGTTGAACCCAACTTGCCCCAAACACAAGGAAAACATGGCGGTATTCAGCGTTAA
- a CDS encoding hypothetical protein (IMG reference gene:2510094213), with protein sequence MAVFSVNVQEHYWHPFREEIGKGKTSKAIQLLVRAYLAGLINIDVDQELVATQAGVLDKENVLHEYSEPVTKSTTLPLMEETKHEVAEPLAVVEHYEPVLLQTDVSPHIGNYYNELRSAEPLEEEKKYNPGFALLPAVSSVQEESLTYKLLDDFEINVQVDQNKTPSIVVNEGVLFARNLCSVLHELKKESEYDLVKENLKTFLQDNDAEIPDNLLHPLNIAKVASREMGL encoded by the coding sequence ATGGCGGTATTCAGCGTTAATGTTCAGGAACATTACTGGCATCCCTTTCGAGAAGAAATCGGAAAAGGGAAAACATCCAAAGCTATACAGCTTCTAGTTCGAGCTTATTTAGCTGGATTAATAAATATCGATGTCGATCAGGAGCTAGTAGCGACTCAAGCTGGGGTGCTAGACAAAGAAAATGTCCTTCACGAATATTCTGAGCCTGTAACAAAATCGACTACTCTTCCTTTAATGGAGGAAACCAAACATGAAGTGGCAGAGCCTTTAGCTGTAGTGGAGCATTATGAGCCTGTTTTGTTACAAACAGATGTCAGCCCACACATTGGAAATTACTATAACGAGCTGCGAAGTGCTGAGCCGTTAGAAGAAGAAAAGAAATACAATCCAGGGTTTGCCCTCTTACCTGCAGTATCTTCAGTTCAGGAGGAGTCTTTAACCTATAAGTTGTTAGACGACTTTGAGATTAATGTCCAGGTCGATCAAAACAAAACACCCTCTATTGTAGTTAACGAGGGGGTTTTGTTTGCTCGGAATCTCTGCTCTGTTTTACATGAGCTTAAAAAAGAATCAGAGTATGACCTAGTTAAAGAAAATCTGAAAACTTTTTTGCAGGACAATGATGCAGAAATTCCTGATAATTTGTTACATCCACTTAATATAGCCAAAGTTGCCAGTAGAGAGATGGGACTATGA
- a CDS encoding ABC-type metal ion transport system, periplasmic component/surface adhesin (IMG reference gene:2510094210~PFAM: Periplasmic solute binding protein family) encodes MHSMVHRVWRGTVLAFAVGLLTSCASSTPTTQEPAASNTSSPATAANAPKVVATTTILCDMVREIAQNTVDLTCLLKPGVDGHVYQPVPDDRRAIEDAKLILYSGYDFEPGLIKLIQSTSNPAPKVAVAEKAVPKPLMGHEHGEEHANEKTEAHDHDHAHDHAAGAETPDPHVWQSAENGARMVAVVQDALIKLAPENKELYSKNGEALETQLSEIHTWIKSQIATVPKSHRKLVTTHDAMKYFSEAYNIPVEGALQGLSTDEKPTATRVKELVDAVKASGVPTIFAEVVVNPKLIEAVARDANVKVADRELYSDSLGEPGSEGDTYPKMLIANTRTIIEGLHGKYVAFKSNKSQLN; translated from the coding sequence ATGCATTCTATGGTTCATCGAGTTTGGCGAGGCACAGTTCTCGCGTTTGCTGTTGGCTTGCTAACTAGTTGTGCGTCCTCAACGCCGACTACTCAAGAACCAGCCGCCTCCAATACCAGTTCTCCTGCAACGGCAGCTAATGCACCGAAAGTTGTAGCAACTACCACAATCCTGTGTGATATGGTGCGAGAAATTGCCCAAAACACTGTTGATCTCACCTGTTTGCTCAAGCCTGGAGTGGATGGGCATGTGTATCAGCCAGTACCAGACGATCGCCGGGCAATTGAAGATGCCAAACTAATTCTTTACTCTGGTTATGATTTTGAACCGGGGCTGATTAAGCTTATCCAATCTACTTCTAACCCTGCGCCGAAAGTGGCAGTAGCAGAAAAAGCTGTTCCCAAACCATTAATGGGACATGAGCATGGCGAAGAGCACGCGAATGAGAAGACCGAGGCACACGACCACGATCATGCCCATGATCATGCGGCAGGGGCAGAGACACCGGACCCCCATGTTTGGCAAAGTGCAGAAAATGGGGCACGGATGGTAGCAGTTGTACAGGATGCTCTCATTAAACTTGCACCAGAAAACAAAGAACTGTATTCCAAAAATGGAGAGGCCTTAGAAACTCAACTGTCTGAAATCCACACCTGGATTAAGTCTCAAATTGCCACAGTGCCGAAGTCGCATCGTAAACTGGTTACGACTCACGATGCTATGAAGTATTTTTCAGAAGCATACAATATTCCTGTTGAAGGTGCGCTCCAAGGACTCAGCACTGATGAAAAACCGACAGCAACTCGTGTAAAAGAACTGGTGGATGCTGTTAAAGCCTCTGGAGTGCCGACGATTTTTGCCGAAGTGGTTGTAAATCCAAAGCTGATTGAAGCCGTTGCCAGAGATGCAAATGTCAAAGTTGCGGATCGTGAACTTTACTCCGATAGCTTGGGAGAACCTGGAAGCGAAGGTGATACATACCCAAAGATGCTAATTGCGAATACGAGAACGATTATCGAAGGGTTGCATGGTAAATATGTTGCCTTCAAAAGCAATAAATCTCAACTTAATTGA
- a CDS encoding hypothetical protein (IMG reference gene:2510094208) → MSEIARRLTVSELSQRILEMAKTGVYRESLFETFHPMATKQQIRHAIRYAKQFGLHSVAQLRDAELGTYYQLDLVKFESVKAALQVSVPLTEADVFQRMTEAVVTIRMMLMVAGSGAIALFAIGVFCLFTHKSGSGWGLIAGSMSVGGIWAFQNALARKVITGSS, encoded by the coding sequence ATGAGTGAAATTGCCCGACGTTTAACGGTTTCTGAGTTGAGTCAGCGAATTTTAGAAATGGCAAAAACCGGAGTTTACCGGGAATCGCTGTTTGAAACCTTCCATCCCATGGCAACCAAACAGCAGATTCGCCATGCAATTCGCTATGCTAAACAGTTTGGCTTACATTCGGTGGCACAACTCCGGGATGCTGAGTTAGGAACCTACTACCAACTGGATTTAGTCAAGTTTGAATCGGTGAAAGCAGCGCTTCAGGTATCTGTTCCTCTGACGGAGGCAGATGTGTTTCAACGCATGACCGAAGCGGTGGTAACAATTCGTATGATGTTGATGGTTGCAGGCAGCGGGGCGATCGCCCTGTTTGCGATCGGTGTTTTTTGCCTATTCACTCACAAATCAGGCTCTGGCTGGGGACTGATTGCAGGTTCTATGAGCGTGGGTGGAATCTGGGCATTTCAAAACGCTTTAGCAAGGAAAGTCATCACCGGAAGCTCCTAG
- a CDS encoding hypothetical protein (IMG reference gene:2510094211) has protein sequence MRQSFEDELRLVNQSLSKVRLIVVKNRLYVRGHFPPKPGTTNPVRTSLATGCVAQLSGLKIAGLKAKEIDIALLMGKFEWSTYLKSANPPAPPPVETKTVGDWIEAFEKEYWRRKSDTRKNRTYYHKNYRLPFKKIPQDSALTLEVLIDVACAAKPDSSTRKSLCRKSLYHLAEFAGFSADQLKHLRSYEGTYSMRSINEKVLPSDEEILEVWRRIDLPGWKFIYAILAIYGLRPREALTADYSALTSELPLVEVGDDTKTGRRMVFPCVAEGWEEMLSHLEPQAVEFRGVYNEEPGATVLWYHLKKRPRSPFSPYSLRHCYGRRMFLQGHPSDLIAKSMGHSEAIHRSVYRAWWGQEPYNQRYLETMKRWKERQKSDT, from the coding sequence ATGCGGCAAAGCTTTGAAGACGAGCTGAGACTGGTTAATCAAAGTTTGAGTAAAGTACGTCTGATTGTTGTAAAAAATAGATTGTATGTCCGAGGACACTTCCCGCCAAAACCTGGAACAACCAATCCTGTAAGAACGAGTTTGGCAACGGGGTGTGTAGCTCAATTGAGTGGATTAAAAATAGCTGGTCTGAAAGCAAAAGAAATCGATATTGCTTTGCTAATGGGTAAATTTGAGTGGAGCACCTATTTGAAGTCAGCAAATCCTCCGGCTCCTCCCCCAGTAGAAACCAAAACGGTCGGGGATTGGATCGAGGCTTTTGAGAAAGAATACTGGCGACGAAAAAGTGACACCAGAAAAAACAGGACATATTACCACAAAAACTACAGATTACCCTTTAAGAAAATTCCACAAGATTCTGCTCTTACATTGGAAGTATTAATCGATGTTGCCTGCGCAGCTAAACCAGATTCTTCGACTCGCAAATCTTTATGTCGTAAATCTTTATACCACCTAGCAGAGTTTGCTGGTTTTTCTGCAGACCAGCTGAAACATCTGCGGTCTTATGAAGGCACGTATAGTATGCGGTCGATCAACGAAAAAGTTTTGCCATCAGATGAGGAAATACTGGAAGTGTGGCGTCGGATTGATCTTCCTGGTTGGAAATTTATTTATGCTATTTTAGCCATTTATGGGCTAAGACCAAGAGAAGCTTTAACAGCAGATTACTCAGCATTAACTAGTGAGCTACCTTTAGTGGAAGTTGGTGATGATACAAAAACCGGACGCCGTATGGTTTTTCCCTGTGTTGCTGAAGGTTGGGAGGAAATGCTTAGTCATCTTGAACCTCAGGCTGTGGAATTCAGGGGTGTATATAATGAAGAACCTGGCGCAACGGTTTTGTGGTATCACCTAAAGAAACGTCCTCGGTCACCTTTTAGCCCGTACTCTCTGCGTCATTGTTACGGTCGTAGGATGTTTCTTCAAGGACACCCCAGTGATTTAATAGCAAAATCGATGGGTCACTCTGAGGCGATCCATCGAAGTGTGTACCGAGCTTGGTGGGGTCAAGAACCTTACAATCAGAGGTACTTAGAGACTATGAAACGCTGGAAAGAACGGCAGAAATCCGACACATAA
- a CDS encoding phytoene dehydrogenase-like oxidoreductase (IMG reference gene:2510094209~PFAM: Flavin containing amine oxidoreductase~TIGRFAM: carotene isomerase) — translation MTNAIATDVVIIGSGIGGLCCAALLAQYGFRVIVCESHSIPGGAAHSFKRNGFIFDSGPSLYSGLSYSPSPNPLRQVLDIVGAALPCVTYDVWNCCLPEGDFKTSVGADQFCEILERLRGKAAVAEWRKLQQVMEPYAKAAIALPPAALRLDLGAVFTVGQFLPSLVQHSANVLKLTGAFSRIIDSTVQDPFIRNWLNMLCFLLSGLPADGTSAAEVAFMFADWYRPGVKLDYPIGGSGGLVNALVNGLQKHGGELRLSAHVERIVVENNRAIAVQLRDGTRIQACEAVISNASIWDTLKLLPDEAVPKTWRLKQQATPECDSFMHLHLGIDATGLSADLECHTIVVNDWAQGVTAPQNLVLISIPSVLDPSLAPAGKHVIHVYTPGNEPYSLWQGLDRRSQQYAQLKQERAAVMWRALERVIPDVRSRCEVTLIGTPLTHERFLRRHRGSYGPALRAGESFFPSAKTPLPGLFLCGDSTFPGIGLPAVAASGMIAANTLAPVSQHLAALKSIRH, via the coding sequence ATGACAAACGCGATCGCAACCGATGTTGTTATTATCGGCAGTGGCATTGGTGGTTTATGTTGTGCGGCATTGTTAGCCCAGTATGGGTTCCGGGTGATAGTGTGTGAAAGTCACTCCATTCCTGGTGGAGCAGCCCATTCCTTTAAGCGCAATGGGTTTATTTTCGACTCTGGTCCGTCATTGTACTCTGGGTTGTCTTACAGTCCTTCACCCAACCCACTGCGTCAAGTGCTGGATATCGTAGGTGCTGCTCTTCCCTGTGTCACTTATGATGTCTGGAATTGCTGTTTGCCTGAGGGTGACTTCAAAACTTCAGTTGGAGCCGATCAGTTTTGTGAGATTCTGGAGCGGCTGCGCGGTAAAGCAGCCGTTGCTGAATGGCGCAAACTTCAGCAGGTTATGGAACCCTACGCCAAAGCCGCGATCGCTCTACCACCTGCTGCCCTACGCCTGGATCTGGGTGCCGTCTTCACCGTAGGGCAGTTTCTTCCTTCCCTGGTGCAGCACTCTGCCAATGTCCTGAAGCTAACAGGTGCCTTCAGCCGGATTATAGATAGCACGGTACAAGATCCATTCATTCGCAACTGGTTAAATATGCTGTGTTTTCTTTTATCGGGGCTTCCCGCTGATGGCACCAGCGCTGCAGAAGTTGCTTTCATGTTTGCTGATTGGTATCGTCCGGGTGTGAAGCTCGATTATCCGATTGGCGGCAGTGGTGGATTAGTCAATGCCCTGGTAAATGGCTTGCAAAAGCATGGTGGTGAGTTGCGGCTAAGCGCCCATGTGGAACGGATTGTGGTGGAAAATAACCGTGCGATCGCAGTTCAACTACGAGATGGCACTCGCATTCAGGCGTGTGAAGCCGTCATTTCCAATGCATCCATTTGGGATACGCTCAAACTCTTGCCTGATGAAGCCGTGCCCAAAACATGGAGGCTGAAACAGCAGGCAACCCCAGAATGTGACAGTTTTATGCATCTGCACCTGGGGATTGATGCGACTGGGCTGTCAGCGGATTTGGAGTGTCACACTATCGTGGTTAATGATTGGGCACAGGGTGTGACAGCGCCACAAAATCTGGTATTGATTTCCATCCCATCAGTCCTCGATCCGTCCTTAGCCCCTGCTGGAAAGCACGTGATTCATGTTTACACTCCAGGGAACGAGCCGTATAGTCTCTGGCAAGGGTTGGATCGCCGCAGCCAACAATACGCCCAACTCAAACAAGAACGGGCAGCGGTGATGTGGCGAGCACTAGAGAGGGTAATTCCTGATGTACGATCTCGCTGTGAAGTAACCCTGATTGGCACCCCCCTTACCCATGAACGCTTCTTGCGTCGTCATCGTGGTTCCTATGGTCCCGCTCTTCGGGCTGGAGAAAGTTTCTTTCCCAGTGCAAAAACCCCGTTACCAGGCTTGTTTCTTTGTGGCGACTCAACTTTCCCCGGAATTGGGTTACCTGCTGTTGCCGCCAGCGGCATGATCGCTGCCAATACCCTTGCTCCAGTATCGCAGCATCTTGCAGCGCTAAAGAGTATCAGACATTGA
- a CDS encoding hypothetical protein (IMG reference gene:2510094205): MAKHTQAHLTRTVEKNKPPALKDMTKRQMEYYMGAKLLEIGVNPKSAIYRWSVEVKGTNEVYTYSAYWDDSKEKLLQEEQTNSL; this comes from the coding sequence ATGGCAAAACATACTCAAGCTCACCTTACCCGTACTGTTGAGAAAAACAAGCCACCTGCCCTAAAAGACATGACGAAGCGCCAGATGGAATATTACATGGGTGCTAAGTTACTGGAGATTGGAGTAAACCCAAAGTCAGCGATTTACCGTTGGTCTGTGGAAGTAAAAGGAACCAACGAAGTCTATACCTATAGCGCTTACTGGGATGATTCTAAGGAAAAATTACTGCAAGAAGAGCAGACAAACAGCTTGTGA
- a CDS encoding hypothetical protein (IMG reference gene:2510094215), with protein sequence MFLKDQQSRYITKNSNYFVRAWTIRKIGKCLSLGFSEDPTSNRLDFSAQGIFIICSYLWQAYEKTAKPVEVLSIKSLLSDLFNKEFVDDDRLFFNHSFTWEVKAKVMCLNLPKQMNSHLVGVFYTNKYETDFVRLDFNNITLLVHTNTVYFLVESILTKLQMCMTKESFSFLLYNCWENPMNIFNSFDITELLATTEKVVTVRSKSTQLNTELDNTSEEHWKLSQNLLDQLRPLGKSIGVKLPKRPDECAGISLDLLCLLLQKLQQSLPAPASPISGVRHRQDNAGNDRWQARVELPNGSSPSLGVFDTVAEANAALKGAKRMLELLRAPEQASTKLELEAEEIKSDHKITFDIKTGKWSFNNQEFDTYTQALHAYTTSYPQNTEEVEE encoded by the coding sequence ATGTTTCTAAAAGATCAGCAGTCCAGATATATAACCAAAAATTCAAACTACTTTGTACGAGCTTGGACAATTCGAAAAATTGGTAAATGTCTTTCCTTGGGTTTTTCTGAAGATCCTACCTCCAATAGATTAGACTTTAGCGCTCAGGGCATTTTCATTATCTGTTCCTATCTCTGGCAAGCATACGAAAAAACTGCGAAACCAGTTGAAGTATTAAGCATAAAAAGTTTACTATCAGATTTATTTAACAAAGAGTTTGTAGACGACGACAGATTATTTTTTAACCATTCTTTTACTTGGGAAGTAAAAGCAAAAGTCATGTGTTTGAACTTACCAAAACAAATGAACAGTCATTTAGTAGGAGTATTTTATACTAACAAATACGAGACAGACTTTGTAAGACTAGACTTTAATAACATAACCCTGCTTGTTCACACAAATACTGTTTATTTTCTAGTAGAGTCAATTTTGACAAAGTTACAAATGTGCATGACTAAAGAAAGTTTTAGTTTTTTGCTGTACAACTGTTGGGAAAATCCTATGAACATCTTCAACTCCTTTGATATTACAGAACTATTAGCTACGACTGAAAAAGTAGTAACAGTTCGATCAAAGTCTACACAACTCAATACTGAGCTTGATAACACAAGCGAAGAACACTGGAAATTAAGTCAGAACTTGCTGGATCAACTTAGACCGCTTGGAAAATCTATAGGTGTAAAGCTGCCCAAAAGACCAGACGAGTGTGCAGGTATTTCACTAGACCTTTTATGCTTACTACTGCAGAAGTTGCAGCAATCATTACCTGCTCCTGCTTCACCAATTTCAGGAGTTCGTCACCGTCAAGACAACGCAGGTAATGACCGTTGGCAAGCACGAGTCGAACTACCTAACGGAAGCTCTCCGAGCTTAGGTGTGTTTGATACAGTAGCAGAAGCTAATGCCGCACTCAAAGGAGCTAAGCGAATGCTTGAACTTTTACGAGCACCTGAACAAGCTTCAACTAAGTTAGAGTTAGAAGCAGAAGAAATTAAGTCAGATCACAAAATTACATTTGACATTAAAACAGGTAAGTGGTCTTTTAATAACCAAGAATTTGACACGTACACCCAAGCCTTACATGCTTATACAACAAGCTACCCGCAAAACACTGAGGAAGTTGAAGAATAA
- a CDS encoding hypothetical protein (IMG reference gene:2510094212): protein MKPNLESKLALLEAKVEWLESVLFVSLGSQGPFLSPKQAAPLLGVCSDWIIDEVKLAEAIRAIGEKPHLEYGKHYIDAQSSVGGVARWKVNVPEFNKFLGLPPDQRKPADSIMCRISAVLSSVS, encoded by the coding sequence ATGAAGCCAAACCTTGAGTCAAAATTGGCTTTGTTAGAAGCTAAAGTTGAGTGGCTTGAAAGTGTCCTGTTTGTATCTCTTGGAAGCCAGGGTCCTTTTCTTTCACCCAAACAGGCAGCTCCTCTACTTGGAGTATGTAGTGATTGGATAATAGATGAAGTTAAGTTAGCCGAAGCAATTCGTGCAATTGGTGAAAAGCCACATCTCGAATACGGGAAGCATTATATAGATGCTCAGTCTAGTGTGGGCGGCGTGGCGCGATGGAAAGTAAACGTCCCGGAATTTAATAAATTCTTAGGGTTACCTCCTGACCAACGTAAGCCAGCAGACTCAATTATGTGTCGGATTTCTGCCGTTCTTTCCAGCGTTTCATAG
- a CDS encoding putative membrane protein (IMG reference gene:2510094207~PFAM: Rhomboid family), which translates to MAISNVLALPAIATDTEVFRVPVQVLGGFILTLWVLELVDTVLLHGQLNRLGIRPRRLSGLRGILFAPLLHGDLAHLAANTIPLAVMGWLIMLNGLNTFLLVTAVVWLISGLGAWLLGGSNTMHLGASGLVFGYFGFLLLRGYFEQSFSAIAIAVLVGLLYGSMIWGILPVHRGKSWQSHLFGFVGGGIVARHLPDLQNVLTQSL; encoded by the coding sequence ATGGCTATCTCAAATGTTTTGGCGCTACCTGCGATCGCCACCGATACAGAAGTCTTTAGAGTCCCAGTTCAAGTATTAGGCGGTTTTATCCTAACGCTTTGGGTGTTGGAGTTAGTAGACACTGTGCTATTGCATGGGCAATTAAATCGCTTAGGGATTCGTCCTCGTCGTTTGAGCGGGTTACGCGGCATTCTATTTGCACCGCTATTGCATGGGGATCTAGCCCATCTTGCAGCGAACACTATTCCGCTGGCAGTGATGGGCTGGCTAATCATGCTGAATGGGTTAAATACTTTTTTGTTAGTGACCGCAGTTGTTTGGCTAATAAGTGGCTTGGGTGCCTGGTTATTGGGTGGCTCAAACACTATGCACTTAGGAGCTAGCGGTTTAGTGTTCGGGTATTTTGGTTTTTTATTGCTGAGAGGTTATTTCGAGCAGAGTTTCAGCGCAATCGCGATCGCTGTCTTAGTTGGTTTGTTGTATGGCAGTATGATTTGGGGCATTTTACCCGTTCATCGAGGTAAATCCTGGCAAAGTCACCTATTTGGCTTCGTCGGTGGTGGCATTGTTGCTCGACACTTACCAGATTTACAAAATGTACTGACTCAATCGCTGTAA
- a CDS encoding acyl-(acyl-carrier-protein)--UDP-N-acetylglucosamine O-acyltransferase (IMG reference gene:2510094202~PFAM: Bacterial transferase hexapeptide (three repeats)~TIGRFAM: acyl-[acyl-carrier-protein]--UDP-N-acetylglucosamine O-acyltransferase), translating to MAIHPTAVIEPGAELGDNVTVGAFSYIEPDVKIGDRCVIGPHVTILRYTQLGAGCRVHPGAVLGDLPQDLAFQNDITHVRIGSNCVIREGVTIHRGTRAGSITQVGDDCLLMAQSHLAHNVKLGNQVIVANGALLAGYVEVGDRAFISGNCLVHQFTRVGRLAMMSGASAVQKDILPFCITRSVSPNTIMGLNIVGLRRAGFSASDRRILKQALGVLYNSGLNTSQAIEKLEAEFESELVKEWCEFIRSSKRGICKFFKRSNRSEDRDEDKTNDDGIIE from the coding sequence ATGGCGATACACCCAACAGCCGTAATTGAACCAGGAGCCGAGTTAGGCGACAACGTAACAGTCGGTGCTTTTTCATATATCGAGCCAGATGTGAAAATTGGCGATCGCTGTGTGATTGGGCCACATGTCACGATTTTGCGTTACACCCAGTTGGGAGCGGGTTGCCGAGTTCATCCTGGAGCCGTGCTGGGCGATTTACCTCAAGACCTAGCATTTCAGAACGACATAACGCATGTACGGATTGGTTCCAATTGCGTAATTCGCGAGGGCGTAACCATTCATCGGGGTACTAGAGCAGGCAGCATCACCCAAGTTGGTGATGATTGTTTGCTCATGGCACAAAGCCATCTAGCGCACAATGTGAAACTTGGAAATCAAGTAATTGTGGCAAATGGGGCATTGCTGGCAGGCTATGTGGAAGTCGGCGATCGCGCCTTCATCAGCGGCAACTGCCTGGTGCATCAATTTACGCGAGTAGGGCGGCTGGCAATGATGTCTGGTGCATCCGCCGTGCAAAAAGATATTTTGCCATTTTGCATCACTCGCAGCGTTAGCCCTAACACGATTATGGGGTTGAACATAGTAGGCTTACGGCGAGCAGGTTTTAGCGCCAGCGATCGCCGTATTCTTAAACAAGCATTAGGAGTCCTTTATAACTCTGGTTTAAACACATCTCAAGCTATTGAAAAACTTGAAGCCGAATTTGAATCTGAGTTAGTGAAAGAGTGGTGCGAGTTTATTCGTAGCTCAAAACGTGGAATCTGTAAATTCTTCAAGCGGTCTAATCGAAGTGAAGACAGAGATGAAGATAAAACAAATGACGATGGAATAATCGAATAA
- a CDS encoding hypothetical protein (IMG reference gene:2510094216), translated as MLPTKELSKYYSTAPIRLYLAEGVKLESDSKTLTEIIKKLLPLLQLKSGDYLQILNLLNTLVLEKEETKCILHTQKLKLCVKPTKIKKIDDFGCCLYFDGGPSTYHIFVSGFELAVECIKTLYFLTEGNKDAVFEMASILSLDPHYPALQKCF; from the coding sequence ATGCTACCAACTAAAGAATTATCTAAATACTACTCAACAGCCCCAATTAGACTTTATTTAGCTGAAGGCGTAAAACTGGAATCTGACTCTAAGACTTTAACTGAAATTATAAAAAAGTTACTACCTCTTTTACAGTTAAAGTCTGGTGATTACCTACAGATTCTTAATTTATTAAATACTTTAGTTTTAGAAAAAGAAGAAACAAAATGTATATTACATACTCAAAAACTCAAACTCTGTGTCAAGCCCACTAAAATTAAAAAAATAGACGATTTCGGATGCTGTTTATATTTTGACGGTGGTCCTAGCACATACCACATATTTGTGTCAGGTTTTGAGCTTGCAGTAGAATGCATAAAAACGCTGTATTTTTTAACTGAAGGTAACAAAGATGCCGTCTTTGAGATGGCTAGCATTTTGTCGTTAGACCCGCATTATCCAGCGTTACAAAAATGTTTCTAA
- a CDS encoding hypothetical protein (IMG reference gene:2510094206), translating into MTNILRTSDSQLWHKHQENIATSLKHRLDVARAAENTRLVELLEREQKEISEDTIDRHVSFPQQLTSLWDDFMSLITGNSSLEVWQSVDEQGDRWWCAYNPQTGQSVYADSETEMRLWIEQHYSHETR; encoded by the coding sequence ATGACTAATATCCTTCGCACTAGCGATTCTCAGCTCTGGCATAAACATCAAGAAAATATCGCAACTTCACTCAAACATCGTTTAGATGTGGCAAGAGCAGCCGAAAATACTCGCCTGGTTGAGTTGTTAGAGCGTGAGCAAAAGGAAATTTCTGAAGATACGATTGATCGTCATGTCTCGTTCCCGCAGCAACTTACCTCTCTGTGGGATGACTTTATGTCTTTGATTACAGGAAATTCCAGCCTGGAAGTGTGGCAAAGTGTGGATGAACAGGGCGATCGCTGGTGGTGTGCTTACAATCCACAAACAGGGCAATCTGTTTACGCCGATTCCGAAACCGAAATGCGTCTGTGGATTGAGCAACACTATTCTCACGAAACTCGGTAG